From Ptychodera flava strain L36383 chromosome 2, AS_Pfla_20210202, whole genome shotgun sequence, the proteins below share one genomic window:
- the LOC139147519 gene encoding NXPE family member 3-like — MMAEPPSFKLSVILRASLLVVLGVFLGIYVIFTGNSAYMGLKNDKGQTLANVHVEEESATVSQSSLHAESENNKVHRQQYDVKFPYNAYNRFCTGWNAIIEEYEWSYKHLRQESTYSGIYKSLSLGPESFTPISVSKSRVYLQDQTSTYRKGDFIQVIIEAKDEHGNPRLRGGDFLVGVMWNEKLQKYTAGRSVDYGNGTYSMFFYAAWKGAASINVTLSVPREAVLFYEQMKYKDHRILWSVKFTDGSITENSNCTISNEGTWDNKCSFENHRSMGKTAIICDKPKTLNCQTLNSTSQNLTAMATLANDAVAGLSYLLKGVSKVQDS; from the exons ATGATGGCAGAGCCTCCTTCATTTAAGCTGTCTGTGATTCTAAGGGCAAGCTTACTGGTGGTGTTGGGCGTTTTTCTTGGCATATACGTTATATTTACG GGGAACTCTGCATACATGGGATTAAAGAATGACAAAGGGCAAACTTTGGCGAATGTACACGTAGAGGAAGAATCAGCTACCGTAAGCCAAAGCAGTCTCCATGCTGAAAGTGAAAATAATAAGGTTCACCGTCAGCAATATGACGTCAAATTTCCTTACAACGCCTACAACCGTTTTTGCACGGGATGGAATGCGATCATTGAAGAGTATGAATGGTCCTACAAACATTTGAGACAAGAATCCACTTATTCTGGAATATACAAATCTCTGTCACTTGGTCCAGAGTCGTTTACTCCAATATCAGTGTCAAAATCTAG GGTTTATCTTCAAGATCAAACATCAACTTATCGGAAAGGTGACTTTATACAGGTCATAATAGAGGCTAAAGATGAGCATGGTAACCCACGTCTAAGGGGAGGTGACTTTCTTGTGGGAGTAATGTGGAATGAGAAGTTACAAAAATATACTGCTGGTAGATCTGTTGATTACGGCAATGGCACTTATAGTATGTTTTTCTACGCGGCATGGAAGGGAGCTGCATCAATAAATGTAACACTTTCCGTCCCGCGTGAAGCTGTTCTGTTTTATGAGCAAATGAAGTACAAAGATCACCGGATTCTTTGGTCTGTTAAGTTTACTGATGGAAGTATCACCGAAAACAGTAACTGCACCATATCGAATGAAGGAACATGGGATAACAAGTGTAGTTTTGAAAATCATCGGTCTATGGGAAAGACGGCGATCATCTGTGACAAACCAAAGACTTTGAACTGTCAAACCTTGAATAGCACGAGTCAAAACCTAACTGCCATGGCTACCCTTGCAAACGATGCCGTCGCAGGGCTGAGCTACCTTTTGAAAG GAgtttcaaaggtgcaagattCCTAG